The sequence below is a genomic window from uncultured Fibrobacter sp..
ATTAGGAGGAACAATGAACAAGCTCTTAACGATCGCACTTTGTGCGACGTCTTTGGCATTTTTTGGCTGCGCCAAGGCCGGCTACAAAAATGTAGACCCCAGCTGGACAGAACCGGCTTCTAGCGTCACCGTCCTTTACACCGAACCCGTCGTGAAAAACGCAGACGACGTAGCAGACGACCTTCCTGACTATACGAACAACTTCGCAGAATGGTTCACCAAGCAAATTGCTAGCGAATTCCAGAAGCAGGCCGGCATTACAGCAAACTTTGTCTCCAAGGACGTCACGGACTACACCATGACCCCGACCAAATTCGGCAAGAAGGAATTCCTCGTTCCCTCTCCGAAATTTGACGAACTCGGCAACGTAAGCGGAATCATCGTTTCGATGAGCAACATCGAAGTTTCTCGCGTTTCCGAAACCAAGTTTACGGGTCCGACCAGCACCGAAACCAGACACTACCTGCAGTACAGCGGCGAATACTCCATTGCCGACACCGACAAAAAGACGGTCGTTACCAGCGGTACGTTCAAGGCTCGCGTAGGCCTCGGCATTACCATGGGCAAGGGTGACTGGGAAGAAAACGTAGCCAACTTGGTTGAAGAAATTCTCAAGGACACTCCGCTCCAGCAGAAAAAGTAAGAGTCTCTATAAACACCTCAAAAGTCCCTGCGGCCACAAGCTGCAGGGGCTTTTACTTTTTGCAGGGGGAAATTTTATGCCAACGTTTTTTCCAGGGATTCGATAATTTCGGCAGCCTCGCCAAAATCATAATCTTCGATAAGTTCTTTCAACTTACGCAGCAAGGCTTCCTGGCTCGATTCAAAGGCGATTCCCTCGATACCATCAAGAATACGCTTGCACTGGGTCGAAGAACACGTGTCCACGGCATCCTTAAGTCCACCGAGAGCTTCGCGCAACTTGCGGTTAGCCTCTGGGTCCTTCACCTTTTCGGACGGGCCACTCTGTTCCGTCACAATGTCGTTCAAGACAACGTTCAATTCTTCGACAAGGGCCTGCAGATTTTCTTCGAAAACATTGTAGTCGCTAAAGTTGCACTGTTTCTGCTCCAGGTCCGCTTCAAGGGTCGCCGCAAGATTCTGCACATGGTTAGCGCCAATCGTTCCGCAAAGTCCCTTAATCGTATGGACTATTCGCGTAGCCTCGTCGTAGTGGAACTGTTCAATCAAGCTGCGCAAGTTGAAGGAATTTCCGCCATAATCGCGCACAAAGCCCTGTAGAATTTTCAGGAACATCGGGCGGCTGTTGTTGACATGGTAAAGCCCCGATTTTGCATCCAGATTCTTGACCTTCTGGAAATGCATCAAGAAATTTTCATCTTCCTGCGACAGGTCGCTCCCCGGCCCCTTTCCAGAGCTCGGCGTTTCCGCCGCAATCGGAAGGAACTTCGCCATTTCCTCGTACAAGACCGTCGGATCAATCGGCTTTACAATATGGGCGTTCATCCCCGCTTCAAGACATTCCTCGGTATCTTTCTGGAAGGCACGGGCGCTCATCGCAAGAATGGGCACCTTCTTGAAATATTCATCTTCGCGGGCTCGGATTTCCCTCGTTGCCGTAAGGCCGTCCATAATGGGCATCTGGATATCCATCAGCACCATATTGAAGGCGTCCTTCTTGAGCATTTCAAGGGCTTCCTTACCGTTATTTGCAATCATCGCCGTAAGGCCCACACTGTTCAGGAGCGAGACCGCCAGTTCCTGGTTCATCTGGTTATCTTCGACCAAAAGAATCTTGGCTTCCTTGAAATAGATTTTACCCTTTTCTTTTTTTACGGCCTTCTGGTAGGTAAGCGAATAGCCGAACGATTCCTGCAGGGCGCTCAGCAAGGAACTCATCAACAGGGGCTTAGCCACAAAGCTGTTGAACCCGAGATCCTTTGCCGCCCCCAATTCGTTTTCGTCAAAGTGAATCGGATGCATAAGCACCTTGGGAATGTTCTTCATGGATTCGCCAAGACCATGCACAAAGTCAAAGCCGTTCAAAATCGGCATTCCGTAATCCACCAGGAACAGGTCATAAGGATCTTCCTTCGCCTCCTCATGAGCCTGAATCAAGTCCAAAGCCTCATCTACGGAACTCGCCTCTTCCACCACACACTGCAAACGGGTCAGGTAATGGCGCAATACAGTGCGCAAGTTCGCACAATCGTCAATCAACAGGATATTCTTGTTCTTTAAGCGTTCTTCGGTTTTCCACTTCGGAGCGCCGGCCTGGGCCGCCACCGGAAGCGTGATGGTAAAGAAGAACTGCGAACCTTCACCCGACGTACTTGTCACCTGAAGCTGTCCGCCCATCAGTTCCACCAGCGACTTGGAAATCACAAGGCCAAGTCCCGTTCCGCCATACTTGCGGGTGGTCGAACCGTCTGCCTGCGTAAAGGCATTGAAAAGGCGCGAAAGCTGTTCCTGCGTCATACCGATACCGGTATCCTTGACGCAGAAATACAACTTGACGGAATTGTTCACCTGCTGCAACATCTTTACGCTCAGGGTAATATCGCCCTTTTCGGTAAACTTTGTCGCATTGTTGATCAGATTCGTGAATATCTGCGAAAGCCTAAGCGGATCACCCATCAAGATTTCAGGAATGTCCGGATCAATATCCACAATCAGTTCAATGGGGCGCCCTGCAATACGGACTTCCGCAAGGGCGGCCACTTCGCCAATCACGTCCTGAAGCACAAGCTGGGTAATTTCAAGATCCTGCTTTTTCGCCTCGATTTTCGAGAAATCCAGAATATTGTTGATAATCCCCAACAGCGATTTCGCGGCCTGGCTAATACGGTCGACAAAACTCCGCTGGTGATCGTCCAGTTCGGTTTCCGCAATCAGGTGCGCCATGCCGATAATGGCATTCATCGGCGTACGAATTTCATGACTCATATTCGCGAGGAATTCACTCTTCGCCTGAGTCGCCTGTTCGGCAATTTCACGGGCCGCCACCACTTCCGAAATGTCGATCATCGACAACATGTAACCGACAACCGTCTCCTGAACCTTAAGCGTACAGCCTTCGCCGCGGAACCACGTTTCCGAGCCCCCATTTTCAGGTTTCAAGATAAACGAATCTTTCCAAATTTCGTCCTTATTGAACGATTCCAACAAAGCGTCGACAACAGATTCCGGAAGCCCCTGGTCCTTAAGCTCGCTTACGGAAAGTCCCACCAAGGAACGCCATTCCTTACCCAGGAAATCGGCCAGCTGGCGCGACATATACTTCACATGCATGTTCTTGTCGAATATCACCAGAATCGAATGGTCCGCCGAAAGCATAATGGTATCCAAGATGGTATCTTTCTGGATTCCACTCGTTTCATCGCTCACCATAATGAGAATTCGAGGTTCACCGTTGTCTTCGACCAACACCTGGAAAGACATTCCCCACCAGGCCACCTCCCCTTCCTGATTCTGCACGCGGACAATCGTCTTGCGTTCGCTCGCTAGCATCTGGCCGCCCATCCGCACTCGATGGGCAAACTTATTGAATTCTTCGGACGGGAAAAACTTGAACAGGCTTTCTTCCTTGATATCTTCGCCACCGTTCAAGAAATCGACCACATACGCGCTCGCATGCAAAATTCCAAACGAATAATCAGTAAGGATAATCCTAAAGTTGTCGCCCTTCCACAAAAGCGTATCGAACAGGTTACTGGATTTCACGCTGTCATTCAAGTCACGCTGGATATACTTTCTAAACAGCAAATGCGACACAAAAAGCGCAAGGAACATCATCGCAAAAACTGCCAAAGCGACAATCCCCAAAACGGTTGTCGTATGGTTGTCTATACTTGCAGCGATTTTATTGTGCTGACTCACATGAACAATGTAAAAAGGCAACTGTTTCAGGGGCGTCACCATAAAAATAAGCTGCTGACGGTGTTCATTCGTCTTTTCAAACCGAAGGATCCGCCCGTTCATCAGCGTATCCGAGGCAAACTTGTCGGAAACCAGCTGCAACAGGTTTTCGACGCTGTCCTG
It includes:
- a CDS encoding response regulator, whose translation is MVYMLPTFLAAAILVIVFSYAVRSMLVESAVANTEAALHERVQTEVEALLKNREDSFLSLAKRVQQMGKDNTLRSMLYKHTLGGDGVVDVYYGSNDGDYVSGRGLKLESGKTEFRTTGWYLEASRKRGLAYTGPTIRKSINKQVLSLSYPIWDKNRKFKGALAEDLDLHKVRLSMGGLAREEGGISMLVSSENDNLLTYFPYETNRGKVIQDSVENLLQLVSDKFASDTLMNGRILRFEKTNEHRQQLIFMVTPLKQLPFYIVHVSQHNKIAASIDNHTTTVLGIVALAVFAMMFLALFVSHLLFRKYIQRDLNDSVKSSNLFDTLLWKGDNFRIILTDYSFGILHASAYVVDFLNGGEDIKEESLFKFFPSEEFNKFAHRVRMGGQMLASERKTIVRVQNQEGEVAWWGMSFQVLVEDNGEPRILIMVSDETSGIQKDTILDTIMLSADHSILVIFDKNMHVKYMSRQLADFLGKEWRSLVGLSVSELKDQGLPESVVDALLESFNKDEIWKDSFILKPENGGSETWFRGEGCTLKVQETVVGYMLSMIDISEVVAAREIAEQATQAKSEFLANMSHEIRTPMNAIIGMAHLIAETELDDHQRSFVDRISQAAKSLLGIINNILDFSKIEAKKQDLEITQLVLQDVIGEVAALAEVRIAGRPIELIVDIDPDIPEILMGDPLRLSQIFTNLINNATKFTEKGDITLSVKMLQQVNNSVKLYFCVKDTGIGMTQEQLSRLFNAFTQADGSTTRKYGGTGLGLVISKSLVELMGGQLQVTSTSGEGSQFFFTITLPVAAQAGAPKWKTEERLKNKNILLIDDCANLRTVLRHYLTRLQCVVEEASSVDEALDLIQAHEEAKEDPYDLFLVDYGMPILNGFDFVHGLGESMKNIPKVLMHPIHFDENELGAAKDLGFNSFVAKPLLMSSLLSALQESFGYSLTYQKAVKKEKGKIYFKEAKILLVEDNQMNQELAVSLLNSVGLTAMIANNGKEALEMLKKDAFNMVLMDIQMPIMDGLTATREIRAREDEYFKKVPILAMSARAFQKDTEECLEAGMNAHIVKPIDPTVLYEEMAKFLPIAAETPSSGKGPGSDLSQEDENFLMHFQKVKNLDAKSGLYHVNNSRPMFLKILQGFVRDYGGNSFNLRSLIEQFHYDEATRIVHTIKGLCGTIGANHVQNLAATLEADLEQKQCNFSDYNVFEENLQALVEELNVVLNDIVTEQSGPSEKVKDPEANRKLREALGGLKDAVDTCSSTQCKRILDGIEGIAFESSQEALLRKLKELIEDYDFGEAAEIIESLEKTLA